A portion of the Micromonospora vinacea genome contains these proteins:
- a CDS encoding signal peptidase I: protein MGETVYVGNAGVDGASNAGWLLGHFAPAGEIRHSTDVEVKWGVHPPGQARSRWATGEVRTTLLVLVEGCFRVELPDRTVRLAAPGDYVVWARGVDHSWFAERASVVLTVRWPSLPGYRVDPPVVR, encoded by the coding sequence ATGGGTGAGACGGTGTACGTGGGCAACGCGGGCGTCGACGGCGCCAGCAACGCCGGTTGGCTGCTCGGGCACTTCGCGCCGGCGGGGGAGATCCGGCACAGCACCGACGTCGAGGTGAAGTGGGGCGTGCATCCGCCCGGGCAGGCCCGGTCGCGGTGGGCGACCGGTGAGGTGCGGACCACTCTGCTCGTACTCGTCGAGGGGTGTTTCCGGGTGGAGTTGCCGGACCGGACGGTACGGCTGGCCGCGCCGGGCGACTACGTGGTGTGGGCCCGTGGGGTGGACCACTCCTGGTTCGCCGAGCGCGCGTCGGTGGTGTTGACGGTGCGCTGGCCGTCGCTGCCGGGCTACCGCGTGGACCCGCCGGTGGTGCGCTGA
- a CDS encoding winged helix-turn-helix domain-containing protein, whose protein sequence is MSVSPASSRAGWHTSQPAVPGRPPGGQRRPANTAAPVLTVTLSIPLACEESLTPAARRLLEAAREMLERGEGVIIGSVPAERRPDQAPAGRSPARPISPTIPALHILASSRSVLRDEEPLPLTRLEFDLLLHLVAHPRRVFTRLQLLNAVWGYEHAGVRTVDVHVRRLRGKVGVDVPLVTTVYGVGYRLADDARVTIDRTG, encoded by the coding sequence ATGTCGGTCAGCCCTGCCTCGTCGCGCGCCGGATGGCATACGTCCCAACCCGCGGTGCCCGGCCGACCTCCCGGTGGCCAGCGTCGCCCGGCGAACACCGCAGCGCCCGTGCTCACCGTGACGCTGTCCATCCCGCTGGCCTGTGAGGAGTCGCTGACCCCGGCGGCACGTCGGCTGCTGGAGGCCGCTCGCGAGATGCTGGAACGGGGCGAAGGGGTGATCATCGGGTCGGTCCCGGCCGAACGTCGCCCCGACCAGGCGCCCGCCGGCCGGTCGCCGGCCCGCCCGATCAGCCCGACGATTCCCGCCCTGCACATCCTCGCCTCGTCGCGCTCGGTGCTGCGCGACGAGGAGCCGCTGCCGCTGACCCGGCTGGAGTTCGACCTGCTGCTGCACCTGGTCGCCCACCCGCGCCGGGTGTTCACCCGACTGCAGCTTCTCAACGCCGTCTGGGGCTACGAGCACGCCGGCGTCCGCACCGTCGACGTGCACGTGCGTCGGCTGCGCGGCAAGGTCGGCGTGGACGTCCCGCTGGTCACCACCGTCTACGGCGTGGGCTACCGGCTGGCCGACGACGCCCGGGTCACCATCGACCGCACCGGCTGA
- a CDS encoding uridine kinase, whose translation MRIRPISPDLLVTELTGRLAQAATHAASGPAGPARLRVAVDGAPAAGADELAAALVDPLRAQGHPVLHVRATDFLRPASLRFELGRTNPDSFYEAWVDEAGLRREVLDPAGSGGTGRLLPSLWDADADRASRARYVDLAPGGVVLVSGSLLLGGALPFDVTVHLELSPAALRRRTEPAQQWALPAFDRYAEEVAPASFADVVVRADDPRRPALVEPGGDD comes from the coding sequence GTGCGCATCCGTCCCATCTCGCCCGACCTGCTCGTCACCGAGCTGACCGGCCGCCTGGCCCAGGCGGCGACACACGCCGCGAGCGGTCCCGCGGGGCCGGCGCGACTGCGGGTGGCAGTGGACGGCGCCCCCGCCGCCGGCGCCGACGAACTGGCCGCCGCGCTCGTCGACCCGCTGCGCGCCCAGGGCCACCCGGTGCTGCACGTCCGCGCCACCGACTTCCTCCGCCCCGCCTCGCTGCGTTTCGAGCTGGGACGCACCAACCCGGATTCCTTCTACGAGGCCTGGGTCGACGAGGCCGGGCTCCGTCGGGAGGTGCTCGACCCGGCCGGGTCGGGCGGCACTGGCCGGCTCCTCCCGTCGCTCTGGGACGCCGACGCCGATCGGGCCAGCCGCGCCCGCTACGTCGACCTGGCACCCGGCGGCGTCGTCCTGGTCAGCGGTTCGCTGCTGCTCGGCGGCGCGCTGCCCTTCGACGTCACCGTCCACCTGGAGCTGTCGCCGGCGGCGCTGCGCCGACGGACCGAACCAGCCCAGCAGTGGGCGCTGCCGGCCTTCGACAGGTACGCCGAGGAGGTCGCTCCGGCGAGCTTCGCCGACGTGGTGGTACGCGCCGACGACCCCCGCCGACCAGCCCTCGTGGAACCCGGCGGAGACGACTGA
- a CDS encoding TraR/DksA family transcriptional regulator, producing the protein MLVHDTVGTTRSQTEIDQIRQSLQARYDELTAEYDQAVLQSQVLRLVEVGDTAGDDQADSGTKTAERDTAQSLLRTILDRRAQYEHALGRLEEGTYGWCEGCSAAIPVERLEIFPSATTCVTCKQTRERRAA; encoded by the coding sequence ATGCTCGTCCACGACACGGTCGGTACGACCCGGTCCCAGACGGAGATCGACCAGATCCGGCAGTCGCTCCAGGCGCGCTACGACGAGCTGACCGCGGAGTACGACCAGGCGGTGCTCCAGAGCCAGGTGCTGCGGCTGGTGGAGGTCGGCGACACCGCCGGCGACGACCAGGCCGACAGCGGCACCAAGACCGCCGAGCGGGACACCGCCCAGTCCCTTCTGCGCACCATCCTCGACCGCCGCGCCCAGTACGAGCACGCCCTCGGCCGGCTCGAGGAGGGCACCTACGGCTGGTGCGAGGGCTGCTCGGCGGCGATCCCGGTGGAGCGGCTGGAGATCTTCCCGTCCGCCACCACGTGTGTGACGTGCAAGCAGACTCGCGAGCGGCGGGCGGCCTGA
- a CDS encoding class I SAM-dependent methyltransferase, with product MTVERDAEDLIAEAAAAPVDGWGFGWLAGRATEERPPWGYARLVADRMARADAALDVDTGGGEVLAEVPRPPKLLTATEAWPPNVEVARRTLRRVGATVVAVAPDGPLPFRDASFDLVVSRHPVRTDWVETARVLRPGGTFLSQQIGNGTMRELSEAILGPLPPPTQRHPEHAVAAAEAAGLRVVDLRRATLRATFSDIGAVVWFLRKVIWTVPGFTVDRYRASLRDLHQRITNEGPFVAHAQRFLIEANRP from the coding sequence ATGACCGTTGAGCGTGACGCCGAAGACCTGATCGCGGAGGCCGCCGCAGCACCCGTCGATGGTTGGGGTTTCGGCTGGCTGGCTGGCCGGGCCACCGAGGAGCGTCCACCCTGGGGGTACGCCCGGCTGGTCGCCGACCGGATGGCGCGCGCCGACGCGGCACTGGACGTGGACACCGGCGGCGGGGAGGTGCTCGCCGAGGTGCCGCGTCCACCGAAGCTGCTGACAGCCACCGAGGCGTGGCCGCCGAACGTGGAGGTGGCCCGACGGACCCTGCGTCGGGTCGGCGCTACGGTGGTGGCGGTCGCGCCGGACGGGCCGCTGCCGTTCCGCGACGCCTCGTTCGACCTGGTGGTCAGTCGGCATCCGGTGCGTACCGACTGGGTGGAGACGGCGCGGGTGCTGCGGCCGGGCGGGACGTTCCTGTCGCAGCAGATCGGGAACGGCACCATGCGGGAGCTGAGTGAGGCGATTCTCGGGCCGTTGCCGCCGCCGACCCAACGGCACCCCGAGCACGCGGTCGCCGCCGCCGAAGCCGCCGGCCTGCGGGTGGTCGACCTGCGGCGGGCCACCCTGCGGGCGACCTTCTCCGACATCGGCGCGGTGGTCTGGTTCCTGCGCAAGGTGATCTGGACGGTGCCCGGGTTCACTGTCGACCGCTACCGCGCCTCACTGCGCGACCTCCACCAGCGCATCACCAACGAGGGCCCCTTCGTGGCCCACGCCCAACGCTTCCTCATCGAGGCCAACCGCCCCTGA
- a CDS encoding DUF3500 domain-containing protein — translation MEDPLPEQMRAASTALLTALDPAARESAVHSFDDEAARRWLEYRPRPRPGVCLAELDVTARKAAHRLLATALSPSAYAQAMAIISLEEVLDRAEGWQRGRHSADYWVAVFGDPARDDRWAWRLEGHHLSVNMTVVDGQVSPAPIFFGANPAAVRYAGRPVSRPLGVEEDLARALLDALGPAERAAAIIADEAPADIISATRGRVDAPLEPLGVPAERLGPTGRALLDQVVALYLDRLPPELAIREAARLDAGPLHFAWAGPTHPGRRHYYRVQGDDLLIEYDNTTADGNHAHTVLRRPASDFGADVLATHHQTHPH, via the coding sequence GTGGAAGATCCTCTGCCGGAGCAGATGCGGGCGGCCAGCACCGCGCTCCTGACCGCCCTCGACCCCGCCGCCCGCGAGAGCGCCGTGCACTCGTTCGACGACGAGGCGGCCCGACGCTGGCTGGAATACCGGCCCCGACCCCGACCGGGCGTCTGCCTCGCCGAGCTCGACGTCACCGCCCGCAAGGCCGCGCACCGGCTGCTGGCCACCGCGCTCAGCCCCTCGGCGTACGCGCAGGCCATGGCGATCATCTCGCTGGAGGAGGTGCTGGACCGGGCCGAGGGCTGGCAACGCGGGCGGCACAGCGCCGACTACTGGGTGGCCGTGTTCGGCGATCCAGCGCGCGACGACCGCTGGGCGTGGCGGCTCGAAGGGCACCACCTGTCGGTGAACATGACAGTGGTGGACGGTCAGGTCTCCCCCGCGCCGATCTTCTTCGGCGCCAACCCGGCGGCGGTCCGCTACGCCGGCCGGCCGGTCTCCCGCCCCCTCGGCGTCGAGGAAGACCTGGCCCGTGCCCTGCTCGACGCGCTGGGCCCGGCCGAGCGGGCCGCCGCGATCATCGCCGACGAGGCCCCCGCGGACATCATCAGCGCCACCCGTGGGCGGGTCGACGCGCCGCTGGAGCCACTCGGCGTACCGGCGGAGCGGCTGGGACCGACCGGCCGCGCACTGCTCGACCAGGTGGTCGCCCTCTACCTCGACCGGCTGCCGCCCGAGCTGGCCATCCGGGAGGCGGCCCGGCTGGACGCCGGCCCGCTGCACTTCGCCTGGGCCGGCCCGACCCACCCCGGGCGGCGGCACTACTACCGGGTGCAGGGCGACGACCTGCTGATCGAGTACGACAACACCACGGCGGACGGCAACCACGCGCACACAGTGCTGCGCCGCCCCGCCAGCGACTTCGGCGCCGACGTCCTGGCAACCCACCACCAGACCCACCCCCACTAG
- a CDS encoding DUF72 domain-containing protein, giving the protein MGDILVGTASWTDRTLLDSGWYPQTADTPEKRLAYYARQFPLVEVDATYYSPPAEATARLWAERTPAGFTINIKAFSLLTGHPTRVSALYKDLRPDTEKKNVYPDDLPAQSYEEVWTRFLSALDPLVEAGKLGALLFQFPPWFTIKRANKQYLLEVAKRCAPLRPVYEFRHASWFDGDNADETLAFLREHKLPYVCVDMPQGHRSSLPPVLAATADLAVMRFHGHSDKWTSKDIHEKFGYHYSKRELADWAPKLRELADQAGQTHVLMNNCYRDYAQTNAKTLAGLLDAD; this is encoded by the coding sequence ATGGGTGACATCCTCGTGGGCACCGCGTCCTGGACCGACCGCACACTGCTGGACTCGGGGTGGTACCCGCAGACCGCAGACACCCCCGAGAAGCGGCTGGCCTACTACGCCCGGCAGTTCCCGCTGGTCGAAGTGGACGCCACCTACTACTCGCCGCCCGCCGAGGCGACCGCGCGACTGTGGGCCGAACGCACCCCGGCCGGTTTCACCATCAACATCAAGGCGTTCAGCCTGCTCACCGGGCACCCCACCCGGGTCAGCGCGCTCTACAAGGACCTGCGCCCGGACACCGAGAAGAAGAACGTCTACCCCGACGACCTGCCCGCGCAGTCGTACGAGGAGGTGTGGACGCGCTTCCTGTCCGCGCTGGACCCGCTGGTCGAGGCCGGCAAACTCGGCGCGCTGCTGTTCCAGTTCCCGCCCTGGTTCACCATCAAGCGGGCCAACAAGCAGTACCTGCTGGAGGTGGCGAAGCGCTGCGCGCCGCTGCGCCCGGTGTACGAGTTCCGGCACGCCTCCTGGTTCGACGGTGACAACGCCGACGAGACCCTGGCCTTCCTGCGCGAGCACAAACTGCCGTACGTCTGCGTGGACATGCCGCAGGGCCACCGCTCGTCGCTGCCCCCGGTGCTGGCCGCCACCGCGGACCTCGCGGTCATGCGGTTCCACGGGCACAGCGACAAGTGGACCAGCAAGGACATCCACGAGAAGTTCGGCTACCACTACTCCAAGCGGGAGTTGGCCGACTGGGCGCCGAAGCTGCGCGAGCTGGCCGACCAGGCCGGGCAGACCCACGTCCTCATGAACAACTGCTACCGCGACTACGCGCAGACCAACGCAAAGACCCTCGCGGGTCTCCTCGACGCCGACTGA
- a CDS encoding ankyrin repeat domain-containing protein translates to MTEKLDAETLAFAHRMFDLARAGATDELAAQVDAGLPVNLTNDKGDTLLILAAYHSHPDTVAALLSRGADHTRANDRGQTALAAAVFRSSTEAVRALLAAGADPAHGNPSAIDTAAFFDLPEMTELLRVG, encoded by the coding sequence GTGACCGAGAAACTCGACGCCGAGACCCTGGCGTTCGCGCATCGGATGTTCGACCTGGCCCGAGCCGGCGCCACCGACGAACTGGCGGCACAGGTCGACGCCGGCCTGCCGGTCAACCTCACCAACGACAAGGGCGACACGCTGCTCATCCTGGCCGCGTACCACTCCCACCCGGACACGGTGGCCGCCCTGCTCAGCCGCGGCGCCGACCACACCCGGGCCAACGACAGGGGTCAGACCGCGTTGGCCGCGGCGGTCTTCCGCAGCAGCACCGAAGCGGTCCGGGCGCTCCTCGCCGCCGGCGCGGATCCGGCACACGGCAACCCGTCGGCCATCGACACGGCGGCCTTCTTCGACCTGCCCGAGATGACCGAGCTGCTGCGCGTCGGCTGA
- a CDS encoding rhodanese-like domain-containing protein — MQTTAEHCPAPVPPLGSRGIDEILAAARARLGRLDPERAHLAYRTGALLVDIRPAAQRAAHGMVPGSLIVERNVLEWRFDPRCPARLPQAVDYDVPVMILCQEGYTSSLAAAALQDVGLHRATDVVGGFAAWRIAGLPALGPTPLHHSSPHASPVNAGWARH; from the coding sequence ATGCAGACAACCGCCGAGCACTGTCCCGCCCCCGTGCCGCCGCTGGGCTCCCGGGGCATCGACGAGATCCTGGCCGCCGCGCGGGCCCGGCTGGGCCGGCTCGACCCGGAGCGGGCGCACCTGGCGTACCGGACCGGAGCGCTGCTGGTCGACATCCGACCGGCCGCGCAGCGCGCCGCGCACGGCATGGTGCCGGGCTCGCTCATCGTGGAGCGCAACGTGCTGGAGTGGCGCTTCGACCCGCGCTGCCCGGCCCGGCTGCCGCAGGCCGTCGACTACGACGTGCCGGTGATGATCCTCTGCCAGGAGGGCTACACCTCGTCGCTGGCCGCCGCCGCGTTGCAGGACGTCGGCCTGCACCGGGCCACCGATGTGGTCGGCGGGTTCGCGGCCTGGCGGATCGCGGGCCTGCCGGCCCTCGGCCCGACCCCACTGCACCACTCCTCTCCCCACGCGTCCCCGGTCAACGCCGGGTGGGCGCGCCACTGA
- a CDS encoding GAF and ANTAR domain-containing protein: protein MNLDTREPVVQTLGVLEAAALLRELTAGLIALTDFDEALLALVRVTRDAVAGVRWCGFTALRAGEPAGVAASDEGLAGLDDLRHGPDSPAMSAIHRREMVLAADLAGEPRWPAWTARARDLGVRGVISAPVDIDDQVIGAINLYAAAPDVLTPQHQLTAMLLAEHAGLLLAAVRDRGRQLTLAGERDASLLHDGVVGQAIGVIMTQRGCPPAEALDVLRTAASSLDIPLREVAERLVRTVSRQRDT from the coding sequence GTGAACCTCGACACGCGGGAACCGGTGGTGCAGACCCTCGGCGTCCTGGAAGCAGCCGCGCTGTTACGCGAGCTGACCGCCGGGCTGATCGCCCTGACCGACTTTGATGAGGCGCTACTGGCCCTGGTCCGGGTCACCCGGGACGCCGTCGCCGGGGTGCGCTGGTGCGGGTTCACCGCCCTGCGGGCCGGCGAGCCGGCCGGGGTGGCCGCCTCCGACGAGGGACTGGCCGGGCTGGACGACCTGCGACACGGGCCGGACTCCCCGGCGATGAGCGCGATCCACCGCCGCGAGATGGTCCTCGCCGCCGACCTGGCCGGTGAGCCCCGCTGGCCGGCCTGGACGGCTCGCGCCCGCGACCTCGGCGTACGCGGGGTGATCTCCGCACCGGTCGACATCGACGACCAGGTGATCGGGGCGATCAACCTGTACGCCGCCGCGCCGGACGTGTTGACCCCGCAACACCAGCTGACCGCCATGCTGCTCGCCGAACACGCCGGCCTGCTGCTCGCCGCCGTCCGCGACCGCGGCCGGCAGCTCACCCTCGCCGGGGAACGCGACGCCTCGCTCCTGCACGACGGGGTGGTGGGCCAGGCCATCGGTGTGATCATGACGCAGCGCGGGTGCCCGCCGGCCGAGGCCCTCGACGTGCTGCGCACCGCCGCCTCGTCGCTGGACATCCCGCTGCGCGAGGTGGCCGAACGCCTGGTCCGCACGGTCTCCCGCCAACGCGACACCTGA
- a CDS encoding winged helix-turn-helix domain-containing protein, translating into MSVVAIPTRRHPGVRPARPRTSPTLTITLDLVPGPLSPRLARLVELLGELAESGEGQLGAAQDPRSGPRPAPRPVAAAPSADADHVRILAGSRMVRQGDRVIPLTRIEYELLLFLAERPRRVFTRLQLLSSVWGYEHAVARTVDVHVRRLRAKLAGSELVTTVYGVGYRLADEAPISVDHSS; encoded by the coding sequence ATGTCCGTCGTCGCGATCCCCACCCGCCGGCACCCGGGCGTACGCCCGGCCCGCCCACGCACCAGCCCGACCCTGACCATCACCCTCGACCTCGTTCCCGGGCCGCTGAGCCCTCGGCTGGCCCGGCTGGTGGAACTGCTCGGCGAGCTGGCCGAATCGGGTGAGGGCCAACTGGGTGCCGCCCAGGACCCCAGGTCGGGGCCGCGACCGGCCCCCCGCCCTGTCGCCGCCGCGCCGTCCGCCGACGCGGACCACGTCCGCATCCTGGCCGGCTCCCGGATGGTCCGCCAGGGCGACCGGGTCATTCCGCTGACCCGCATCGAGTACGAGCTGCTGCTGTTCCTGGCCGAGCGGCCCCGCCGGGTCTTCACGCGCCTGCAACTGCTGTCCAGCGTCTGGGGCTACGAGCACGCGGTGGCTCGGACGGTGGACGTGCACGTCCGTCGGCTGCGCGCCAAGCTGGCCGGCTCGGAGCTGGTCACCACTGTCTACGGGGTCGGGTACCGGCTGGCCGACGAGGCCCCGATCAGCGTGGATCACAGCAGCTGA
- a CDS encoding cysteine dioxygenase, which produces MTHHRPEPDLQAVAARWADPAGWPVALRFDPAERWYARLAVSDEHEVWALSWLPGQGTDLHDHGGSSGAFRVVSGALTEETVSVGRLRPRLLSAGAGRRFGPRHVHQVTNRGVDPAVSVHVYRPALLRMTRYHLLDGRLRVAEVAEAGRSW; this is translated from the coding sequence ATGACGCACCACCGTCCGGAGCCCGACCTGCAAGCCGTCGCCGCCAGGTGGGCCGACCCGGCCGGCTGGCCGGTCGCGCTGCGCTTCGATCCCGCCGAGCGCTGGTACGCCCGCCTCGCCGTCAGCGACGAGCACGAGGTGTGGGCACTGAGTTGGCTGCCCGGGCAGGGCACCGACCTGCACGACCACGGCGGCTCCTCCGGAGCGTTCCGGGTGGTCAGCGGCGCGCTCACCGAGGAGACGGTCAGCGTCGGCCGACTACGCCCGCGACTGCTGTCGGCCGGCGCCGGCCGCCGCTTCGGCCCCCGGCACGTGCACCAGGTGACCAACCGGGGCGTCGATCCGGCGGTCAGCGTGCACGTCTACCGGCCGGCGCTGCTGCGGATGACCCGCTACCACCTCCTGGACGGGCGACTCCGCGTCGCCGAGGTCGCCGAGGCCGGCCGGTCCTGGTAA
- a CDS encoding DNA-binding protein yields MTSSLDSLPKIGAPATRALHGAGYTVLRQLAGVPRGDLAKLHGMGPKAIGILQAALEEHGLGLG; encoded by the coding sequence ATGACCTCCTCTCTGGACTCGCTCCCGAAGATCGGCGCGCCCGCCACCCGGGCCCTGCACGGTGCCGGCTACACCGTGCTGCGCCAGCTCGCGGGCGTCCCCCGGGGTGATCTGGCCAAGCTGCACGGCATGGGCCCGAAGGCGATCGGAATCCTCCAGGCCGCCCTCGAAGAGCACGGGCTCGGCCTCGGCTGA
- a CDS encoding DUF2231 domain-containing protein: MQSRLRVQGHPIQPMLVTFPLGLFVSATVFDLTDVIGGPAFLGEVGYWTAVAALVAAALTAVAGMVDLWDVPGDRTRRTAVAFNLVNAVMAAMFLLTCLVRSHSPQRGASVAILVTELVALAVGGVGVHLGARLMRQFDSSGRVEAGGLDALASSTGEIARP, from the coding sequence ATGCAGAGCCGGCTGCGGGTGCAGGGGCACCCGATCCAACCGATGCTGGTGACATTCCCGCTCGGGCTCTTCGTCAGTGCCACCGTCTTCGACCTCACCGACGTGATCGGCGGGCCCGCGTTCCTCGGCGAGGTCGGCTACTGGACGGCCGTCGCCGCCCTCGTCGCCGCCGCGCTGACCGCCGTGGCCGGAATGGTCGACCTGTGGGATGTGCCAGGCGACCGCACCCGCCGTACCGCCGTCGCCTTCAACCTGGTGAACGCGGTGATGGCCGCCATGTTCCTGCTCACCTGCCTGGTCCGGTCACACTCCCCGCAGCGTGGCGCGTCGGTCGCGATCCTGGTCACCGAGCTGGTCGCGCTGGCCGTCGGCGGGGTCGGCGTGCACCTGGGCGCCCGGCTGATGCGTCAGTTCGACAGCAGCGGCCGGGTCGAGGCCGGCGGCCTGGACGCGCTCGCCAGCTCCACCGGCGAGATCGCCCGCCCCTGA